From Burkholderia savannae, a single genomic window includes:
- a CDS encoding type VI secretion system accessory protein TagJ — MLHDALRTRSFEEIKARTVEAVRKQPSDTRERWLLFQLLCIDGAWDRALKQLQTWAQLEPQGEARAQLHRGLIRCEMFRADVFAGKRTPGFIDAQPAWVDTLLEANAKLGAGDVAAADALREAAFDSAPVTCGESAEMGRFAWLTDSDSRLGPIFEIAVAGGYRWIPFEQLKSITFAPAGTLTDLVWRPVTALMLDATVLRGYAPTRYPGSESGTTAIRLASETTWSDIGITNVVALGQRTWTTDQGDWGMLQIGGCRFTGEGDDAAS; from the coding sequence TTGCTGCACGACGCGCTGCGTACCCGGTCTTTCGAAGAAATCAAGGCGCGTACCGTCGAAGCGGTCCGAAAGCAGCCATCCGACACGCGGGAACGCTGGCTATTGTTTCAGTTGCTTTGCATCGACGGCGCATGGGATCGCGCGCTCAAGCAACTGCAAACCTGGGCTCAACTCGAACCGCAGGGCGAGGCGCGTGCGCAACTGCATCGCGGCTTGATCCGATGCGAAATGTTCCGGGCCGACGTGTTTGCGGGCAAGCGAACGCCGGGGTTCATCGACGCGCAGCCCGCCTGGGTCGATACGCTCCTCGAAGCCAATGCGAAGCTCGGCGCAGGCGACGTCGCAGCCGCCGATGCGCTGCGCGAGGCCGCGTTCGATTCCGCACCCGTCACCTGCGGGGAAAGCGCCGAAATGGGCCGCTTCGCATGGCTGACCGACAGCGACTCGCGTCTCGGTCCGATCTTCGAAATAGCGGTTGCGGGCGGCTATCGGTGGATTCCGTTCGAACAGCTGAAGTCGATCACGTTTGCGCCCGCCGGTACGCTGACCGACCTGGTCTGGCGTCCGGTCACGGCACTCATGCTCGATGCCACGGTTCTCCGCGGCTATGCGCCGACCCGCTATCCGGGATCGGAAAGCGGCACGACCGCAATCCGTCTGGCCAGCGAGACGACCTGGAGCGACATCGGCATCACCAACGTCGTCGCTCTCGGACAAAGAACGTGGACCACCGACCAGGGCGACTGGGGCATGCTCCAGATCGGCGGATGCCGCTTCACGGGCGAAGGCGACGATGCGGCATCCTGA
- a CDS encoding TagK domain-containing protein — protein sequence MSKNGSPLESDRSRHAFAHHEESDISTPLVTLARHDGRDVSPLQQHAIGAAGCAYFVQTNRFAASDACIGILNDSIVFAADPDGSLRMENRCAQVDCRVNGEAVASGAGRHLEHGDVIAVAAAELTIQGGARSSEQPASQPPPVDLIALGNALPRSEPAHFADLAELANLPVAPHPYGRASAGGAAPLVILDEEALSDPAPPALDSTDIDPLAHLLAEYRHALIHHERSYAHELKSIERPHIAAPVPDDPFLDAPGRYRQGSLLGDLLGNRQNIDYVLDEMNPFRAEELFAEEKRHDVLLLLAPLRRKKAHFPQAALLARHEHHLMSVDSHFPTLTAETDIQQEEPHDESIRISA from the coding sequence ATGTCGAAAAACGGCTCACCACTGGAATCGGATCGCTCGCGACACGCTTTTGCGCATCACGAAGAATCGGATATATCGACGCCTCTCGTCACGCTCGCACGCCACGACGGGCGCGATGTCTCGCCTTTGCAGCAACATGCGATTGGCGCAGCCGGCTGCGCCTATTTCGTGCAGACGAACCGATTCGCCGCGTCGGATGCATGCATCGGCATCCTGAACGACAGCATCGTATTCGCAGCCGATCCCGATGGCTCGCTCCGGATGGAAAACCGTTGCGCTCAAGTCGATTGTCGCGTCAATGGCGAGGCCGTCGCTTCCGGTGCCGGCCGGCATCTCGAGCATGGCGACGTCATCGCCGTCGCCGCCGCCGAATTGACCATTCAAGGCGGCGCACGCTCGAGCGAGCAGCCTGCGTCCCAGCCGCCGCCCGTCGATCTGATTGCGCTCGGCAACGCGTTGCCGCGAAGCGAACCGGCGCATTTCGCGGATCTCGCGGAATTGGCCAATTTGCCCGTAGCGCCACATCCGTATGGCCGCGCATCGGCGGGCGGCGCCGCGCCGCTTGTCATTCTCGACGAAGAAGCGCTCAGCGACCCGGCGCCGCCCGCGCTCGATTCGACGGACATCGATCCTTTGGCGCATTTGCTGGCTGAATACCGGCACGCGCTGATCCATCACGAGCGCTCATACGCCCATGAGCTCAAGTCGATCGAGCGTCCCCACATTGCCGCCCCCGTTCCCGACGACCCATTTCTGGACGCGCCGGGCCGCTACCGCCAGGGATCGTTGCTGGGCGATCTGCTGGGCAATCGGCAAAACATCGACTACGTGCTGGACGAGATGAATCCGTTTCGCGCCGAAGAGTTGTTTGCCGAAGAAAAGCGACACGACGTGCTGCTCCTGCTCGCGCCACTACGAAGGAAGAAAGCACATTTCCCGCAAGCGGCGCTGCTCGCCAGGCACGAGCATCACTTGATGAGCGTGGACAGTCACTTTCCGACGCTGACCGCCGAAACGGACATCCAACAGGAAGAACCGCATGACGAATCGATCCGAATCTCCGCATAA
- the tssH gene encoding type VI secretion system ATPase TssH, with amino-acid sequence MTVSRQALFGKLGHSLFRSIESATAFCKLRGNPYVELVHWLHQILQAADGDIQRIARHCDIDIDALDRDMVRALDELPAGASSISDFSHHIETAIERAWVLATLDFGDRRIRGAWLLAALLKTPELRRVLLSISPTFGKIRVDDLDAMLPAWIDGSPEASETPYDNSDFGAVAPGEASGALQQKGAGSPLEQYCMDLTARARAGQIDPVVGRELEIRTMIDVLLRRRQNNPLLTGEAGVGKTAVVEGLARAIADGDVPPKLADVRLLSLDVGALLAGASMKGEFEARLKGVLEAATKATQPVILFVDEIHTLIGAGGQAGTGDAANLLKPALARGTLRTIGATTWAEYKRHIEKDPALTRRFQVLQVPEPDEAAAVDMVRGLTRTFSRHHGVVVLDEAIRAAVKLSHRYIPSRQLPDKAISLLDTACARVALSQHAPPRELQDVRRRLEAARVRLELLDGEQRIGIGDEIALAASREEIAALEVREQAIDACWRQQIGAAQALLSAREAAGNDADRPIDTLRELERALSNLQGDSVFVFPEVNEAIVAEIMSDWTGIPVGRMVTDEVSAVRALPDTLAARVIGQPDALHQICDRVQTARAGLTDPKKPLGVFLLAGPSGVGKTETALALAEALYGGEQNLITINMSEYQEAHTVSGLKGAPPGYVGYGEGGALTEAVRRRPYSVVLLDEIEKAHPDVHEMFFQVFDKGYMEDGDGRYIDFRNTTILLTSNAGSELLAGLCSDEACVPDADALCAALAPELLKTFPAAFLGRVTLVPYRPLAQETLSRIVRLHLDRVVVRMVENQAVRLTYSDNVVDYIVDRCLVQETGARLLIGFIEQHVLPLLAKHWLDSLSSKRVLASIDLGITDPGAVPAEAFAVHALHGDAQDR; translated from the coding sequence ATGACAGTTTCAAGACAGGCACTTTTCGGCAAGCTCGGCCATTCGCTATTTCGCAGCATCGAGTCGGCGACGGCGTTCTGCAAGCTTCGCGGCAACCCCTACGTCGAACTGGTGCATTGGCTGCATCAGATTCTTCAGGCCGCTGACGGCGATATTCAGCGAATCGCTCGTCACTGCGACATCGACATCGACGCACTGGATCGCGACATGGTGCGCGCGCTCGATGAGTTGCCGGCGGGCGCGAGCTCGATTAGCGATTTCTCGCACCATATCGAGACGGCGATCGAGCGCGCATGGGTGCTGGCGACGCTGGACTTCGGTGATCGCCGGATTCGAGGCGCGTGGCTGCTGGCTGCCTTGTTGAAAACGCCGGAGTTGAGGCGCGTGCTGTTATCGATTTCGCCGACGTTCGGCAAGATTCGTGTGGACGATCTCGACGCGATGCTGCCTGCGTGGATCGACGGTTCGCCGGAAGCGAGCGAGACGCCGTACGACAACAGCGATTTCGGCGCGGTGGCCCCTGGCGAGGCGTCAGGCGCGTTGCAGCAGAAGGGCGCCGGTTCCCCGCTCGAGCAGTATTGCATGGACCTCACCGCGCGGGCGCGAGCGGGGCAGATCGATCCCGTTGTCGGCCGCGAGCTGGAGATTCGAACGATGATCGACGTCCTGTTGCGCCGCCGCCAGAACAACCCGCTGCTGACAGGCGAGGCGGGCGTGGGCAAGACGGCCGTCGTCGAAGGGCTCGCGCGCGCGATCGCCGATGGCGATGTGCCGCCGAAGCTAGCCGATGTGCGTCTGCTGAGTCTCGATGTGGGCGCGCTTCTGGCAGGCGCGAGCATGAAGGGAGAATTCGAGGCGCGCCTGAAGGGCGTGCTGGAAGCGGCAACGAAGGCGACGCAGCCCGTCATTTTGTTCGTCGACGAGATTCACACTTTGATTGGCGCGGGCGGTCAGGCGGGCACCGGAGACGCCGCGAACCTGCTCAAGCCCGCGCTAGCACGCGGCACGCTTCGAACGATCGGCGCGACGACGTGGGCGGAATACAAGCGGCATATCGAAAAAGATCCGGCGCTTACGCGCCGCTTCCAGGTATTGCAGGTTCCCGAGCCTGATGAGGCTGCTGCGGTCGACATGGTTCGAGGACTGACGCGAACCTTCTCGCGTCATCACGGCGTTGTCGTGCTGGACGAGGCGATTCGCGCGGCGGTCAAGCTGTCGCATCGCTACATTCCGTCCCGTCAGTTGCCGGACAAGGCGATCAGCTTGCTTGATACGGCATGCGCGCGCGTCGCGCTGTCGCAACATGCGCCGCCGCGTGAGCTGCAGGACGTCCGTAGAAGATTGGAAGCGGCGAGGGTGCGGCTCGAATTGCTCGACGGCGAGCAGCGCATCGGCATTGGCGACGAGATCGCGCTCGCAGCGTCTCGCGAGGAAATCGCCGCGCTCGAAGTGCGAGAGCAAGCGATCGATGCTTGCTGGCGGCAGCAGATCGGCGCGGCTCAGGCTCTGCTCAGCGCACGCGAAGCGGCGGGCAACGATGCGGACCGGCCGATCGACACGCTGCGCGAGCTGGAGCGGGCGCTCTCGAATTTGCAGGGCGATTCCGTGTTCGTTTTCCCCGAGGTCAACGAAGCGATCGTCGCAGAGATCATGTCCGACTGGACCGGCATTCCGGTCGGCCGGATGGTGACGGACGAAGTGTCCGCGGTGCGTGCGTTGCCCGATACGCTCGCTGCCCGCGTGATTGGTCAGCCGGACGCGCTGCATCAGATTTGCGATCGGGTGCAGACGGCGCGCGCCGGATTGACGGACCCGAAGAAGCCGCTCGGCGTGTTTCTGCTCGCGGGGCCGTCGGGCGTCGGCAAGACGGAGACGGCGCTGGCGCTGGCCGAGGCGCTGTACGGCGGCGAGCAGAATCTCATCACGATCAACATGAGCGAATATCAGGAGGCGCATACGGTATCGGGACTGAAGGGGGCGCCGCCGGGTTACGTCGGATATGGCGAGGGCGGCGCGCTGACCGAGGCCGTGCGCCGGCGTCCCTATTCGGTCGTTCTCCTCGACGAAATCGAGAAGGCGCATCCGGACGTGCACGAGATGTTTTTTCAGGTGTTCGACAAGGGCTACATGGAGGACGGCGACGGCCGATATATCGACTTCCGCAACACGACGATTCTCCTCACCAGCAACGCGGGTTCCGAACTCTTGGCCGGACTGTGCTCGGACGAGGCTTGCGTTCCCGATGCGGACGCGCTCTGCGCCGCACTCGCTCCGGAATTGCTCAAGACGTTTCCCGCCGCCTTTCTGGGCCGCGTGACGCTGGTGCCCTACCGTCCGCTTGCACAGGAGACGCTATCGCGCATCGTCAGGCTGCATCTCGATCGCGTAGTGGTGCGAATGGTCGAGAATCAGGCGGTCCGCCTGACTTATTCGGACAACGTCGTCGATTACATCGTCGATCGTTGCCTCGTGCAAGAAACGGGTGCTCGCTTGCTGATCGGCTTCATCGAGCAACATGTGTTGCCGCTGCTCGCCAAGCACTGGCTGGATTCGCTGTCGTCCAAGCGCGTGCTGGCGAGCATCGATCTCGGAATCACCGATCCCGGTGCGGTTCCTGCGGAAGCGTTTGCCGTGCACGCGCTTCACGGCGACGCGCAAGATCGGTAG
- a CDS encoding ATP-binding protein encodes MPGKLKKLLIQPFKLSHRKALFDPRKMLTYQRLLTYGGALGVSVFILFCLLLAIRMEAMDYVSNARYEFLIQQSKLTIKLQIRRTALMRAVMHAEGLWNRHIEPSPELLSSFDAHQGHAVLYTPQGAPAALALGIPAPDRPASTFAPYLALLETQLLMGDGQSPLPDDRVEGYSFSPDGTYLSLLWSREDQSPEAFLESHSASMVIGDAMRDIRYLRDASAIIPLRADRRTVWLPPHPDPLTGKSMIRIVQPAIDATGKLFAIYVRSLPLDMFYSNLNDASAGSTFTIVDRKGNVIIGSSNQSGANGGVTDSALSIRSLGDGFDGLVERYQDGMFVTSDQLPGTDWVLVHAYSWKTIAAAMMPRFALMTGLVAGIIGMLWLFAIQFDRKGLVPNYRRAQRLLESEVLNRTILRTAPVGLGLLSAQDGSVLLQNNAMLELSARTSGEPLHIRLWKAYRYATGRPDSEDGALLQHDLAIERDEINPIYLQANVVAARYRGANVQLCTLLDISLRKESELKLEEARIAADQANKAKSTFLATMSHEIRTPLNAIIGNLELLRRSQLSMQQSERLQVVESCSNALLHIINDILDLSKVESGQMTLENIPFDIHALLQDIVDAYAPLAESKGLELLSSVGEGVANYYSGDPTRIRQILSNLIGNAIKFTDSGHISIDVHRAKAGPGNSAIEIWVSDTGIGIQPDRIATLFDVYTQADASIHRRFGGSGLGLPLCQRLATIMGGSIEIDSLPEFGTTATVILPLHEARQAAAMPNMPTAPRRNASTHARASLHVLVAEDHPANRALLRDQLEALDHRVDVVENGRDALRAFSEHQYDAVLTDLGMPELDGFGFAMFANKMRADVPIIAMTAHATAEDYQRSKKVGIAEIVLKPLSLNTLDKVLQRHAARTAVAEIRADTASAPVNAELRMRTLPPAVAAALRTATVQSIDKIGQALASRDFKTVREQLHSIKGGFALTGNRFLIARCSAAEEIAEIEDLDTLRAAWRTLESLLLDALERL; translated from the coding sequence ATGCCAGGAAAACTGAAGAAACTGCTGATCCAGCCATTCAAGCTGAGTCACCGCAAAGCGCTGTTCGACCCGCGAAAGATGCTGACGTATCAACGTCTACTCACCTATGGCGGCGCGCTCGGAGTATCTGTTTTCATCCTGTTTTGCCTGCTGCTCGCGATCCGAATGGAGGCGATGGACTACGTGTCGAACGCACGCTACGAATTTCTGATCCAGCAATCTAAACTTACAATAAAATTACAAATTCGACGTACGGCGCTCATGCGTGCGGTGATGCATGCCGAAGGCCTGTGGAACAGACACATCGAACCGTCGCCGGAATTGCTCTCGAGCTTCGACGCGCACCAAGGCCATGCCGTCCTGTACACGCCGCAAGGCGCGCCGGCTGCGCTCGCCCTCGGCATACCGGCGCCGGATCGCCCGGCGAGCACGTTTGCGCCGTACCTCGCGCTCCTGGAAACGCAACTGCTGATGGGAGACGGTCAATCGCCGCTGCCGGACGACCGGGTCGAAGGCTACTCGTTCTCGCCCGACGGCACCTACCTCTCGCTTCTGTGGTCCCGCGAAGATCAGTCACCCGAAGCATTTCTGGAATCGCATTCGGCGTCCATGGTGATAGGCGACGCGATGCGCGACATCCGCTATCTTCGCGACGCAAGCGCCATCATCCCGCTGCGCGCGGATCGACGCACCGTCTGGCTGCCGCCGCACCCCGATCCGCTCACCGGCAAGTCCATGATCCGCATCGTCCAGCCAGCCATCGACGCGACCGGGAAACTATTCGCAATCTATGTGCGCAGCCTGCCGCTCGACATGTTTTACAGCAACCTGAACGACGCGTCGGCCGGCAGCACGTTCACCATCGTCGATCGCAAAGGCAACGTCATCATCGGTTCGTCGAACCAGTCCGGCGCAAACGGCGGCGTGACGGATTCCGCGTTGAGCATCCGGTCGCTCGGCGATGGATTCGACGGTCTCGTCGAACGTTACCAAGACGGCATGTTCGTGACCAGCGATCAGTTGCCCGGCACCGACTGGGTGCTCGTCCACGCCTATTCGTGGAAGACGATCGCGGCCGCAATGATGCCCCGCTTCGCGCTCATGACAGGGCTCGTAGCCGGCATCATCGGCATGCTGTGGCTCTTCGCGATCCAGTTCGATCGCAAAGGCCTCGTTCCCAATTACCGCCGCGCCCAGCGACTGCTGGAAAGCGAAGTGCTCAATCGTACGATCCTGCGCACCGCGCCCGTCGGGCTCGGCCTGCTTTCCGCCCAGGACGGCAGCGTTCTGCTGCAGAACAACGCGATGCTCGAACTTTCGGCGCGCACGAGCGGCGAACCGCTGCATATTCGGCTCTGGAAGGCCTATCGATACGCGACCGGCCGCCCCGACAGCGAGGACGGCGCGCTGCTGCAACACGATCTCGCCATCGAGCGCGACGAAATCAATCCGATCTACCTGCAAGCCAATGTCGTCGCCGCCCGTTATCGCGGCGCGAACGTTCAGCTCTGCACGCTGCTGGACATCTCCCTGCGCAAAGAAAGCGAGCTGAAGCTGGAGGAAGCACGCATCGCGGCCGACCAGGCGAACAAGGCCAAGTCCACGTTCCTGGCCACGATGAGCCACGAAATCAGAACGCCGCTCAATGCGATCATCGGCAATCTGGAATTGCTGCGCAGGTCGCAGCTTTCCATGCAGCAGAGCGAGCGCCTTCAGGTGGTCGAATCGTGCTCGAACGCCTTGCTGCACATCATCAACGACATACTCGATCTTTCCAAGGTCGAATCCGGCCAGATGACGCTCGAGAACATTCCGTTCGATATCCACGCGCTCCTGCAGGATATCGTCGACGCATATGCGCCGCTCGCCGAGTCGAAGGGCCTTGAACTGCTTTCGAGCGTCGGCGAGGGCGTCGCGAACTACTACTCCGGCGACCCGACGCGCATCCGCCAGATACTGTCGAATTTGATCGGGAATGCGATCAAATTCACGGATAGCGGACATATTTCCATCGATGTCCATCGTGCGAAGGCCGGGCCGGGCAATTCCGCCATCGAGATCTGGGTCAGCGACACCGGCATCGGAATCCAGCCGGACCGCATCGCAACGTTGTTCGACGTTTATACGCAGGCCGATGCGTCGATTCATCGTCGCTTCGGCGGGTCGGGCCTCGGATTGCCGCTATGCCAGCGACTTGCAACGATCATGGGCGGCTCGATCGAAATCGATAGCCTGCCGGAGTTCGGCACCACGGCCACGGTGATTCTGCCCTTGCACGAGGCCCGCCAAGCGGCGGCCATGCCGAATATGCCGACCGCGCCGCGCCGCAATGCGTCAACGCACGCTCGCGCGTCGCTGCACGTCCTGGTCGCCGAGGACCATCCGGCCAATCGCGCGCTATTGCGCGATCAGCTCGAGGCGCTCGACCATCGGGTGGACGTGGTCGAAAACGGACGCGACGCTTTGCGCGCGTTCAGCGAGCATCAGTACGACGCCGTGTTGACCGATCTCGGCATGCCCGAGCTCGACGGCTTCGGATTCGCGATGTTCGCCAACAAGATGCGCGCCGACGTTCCGATCATCGCGATGACCGCTCACGCGACCGCCGAAGATTATCAGCGGTCGAAGAAAGTCGGCATCGCGGAAATCGTCCTGAAGCCTTTGTCCTTGAACACCCTGGACAAGGTACTGCAACGGCACGCCGCGCGCACGGCGGTAGCGGAAATCCGCGCCGACACCGCGTCCGCTCCGGTCAACGCCGAGCTGCGGATGCGCACATTGCCGCCGGCGGTCGCGGCGGCCTTGCGCACCGCAACGGTGCAGTCCATCGACAAGATCGGTCAAGCGCTCGCATCGCGCGATTTCAAAACGGTCCGAGAGCAACTTCACTCGATCAAGGGAGGGTTCGCGCTGACCGGAAACCGCTTTCTCATCGCCCGCTGTTCCGCCGCCGAGGAGATCGCAGAAATCGAGGATCTGGACACGCTGCGCGCGGCGTGGCGAACGCTGGAATCCTTGCTCTTGGATGCGTTGGAGCGCTTGTAG
- a CDS encoding response regulator transcription factor: protein MTVFSIKVIIADDHPAVLTGLLHALAPVSSIEVVSACRNSTELLSALNEYPCDVVISDYNMPDDNFGDGISLFSYIQRRYPSTRLIALTMISNPAIIHNLISHGISTVLSKSDEVGHIIAAIHASYAKGSYLSPTMETIVNSGHGKSPDGSVPLSPREMEVVRLFTSGLSVNEIANRLKRSKQTISSQKANAMRKLGLNSDIDLLKYALKVKLVEDTTSH, encoded by the coding sequence ATGACTGTTTTTTCCATCAAGGTCATCATCGCGGATGACCATCCCGCTGTACTGACCGGCCTGCTTCACGCGCTGGCTCCTGTCAGCTCGATAGAAGTGGTGAGCGCTTGCCGAAATTCCACTGAACTGCTGTCTGCGCTCAATGAATATCCTTGCGATGTTGTCATTTCGGATTACAACATGCCGGACGACAACTTCGGAGACGGCATTTCTCTGTTCTCGTATATCCAAAGGCGATATCCGAGCACCCGCTTGATTGCGCTCACGATGATCAGCAACCCCGCGATCATCCACAATCTGATTTCACACGGCATTTCCACGGTTCTCAGCAAATCGGACGAGGTCGGACACATCATTGCAGCAATTCACGCCAGCTATGCGAAGGGTTCCTACCTTTCTCCGACCATGGAGACGATCGTCAACAGCGGTCATGGCAAGTCGCCGGACGGAAGCGTTCCGTTATCGCCGAGGGAAATGGAAGTCGTGCGCCTGTTCACGTCCGGCTTGTCGGTCAACGAAATTGCCAACCGCCTGAAGCGAAGCAAACAAACCATCAGCTCTCAAAAAGCCAATGCCATGCGAAAGCTTGGCCTCAACAGCGACATTGATCTTCTCAAATATGCGCTGAAGGTGAAACTGGTCGAAGACACGACCAGTCATTGA
- a CDS encoding fimbria/pilus outer membrane usher protein — MHARRSILSLSLLLFIGWGSSDALAVSSPSSSAAVEFDTQTLIARGYSADIAKFFSGDSRFLPGRQEVTIALNAHQTYTTNVQFDDDGDPCFDAALLGTLRLRKPSDLAGCVDPEQMWPEFHMKLHPGQFRIDMTVPEKAFDPKRRDDGLHSGGKAMLLNYDVFAQRFDTRFGNNHYFQARIEPGFNIGNWSFRNRGSLTNSSNGFSYQLQDTYLSRTVDAWGAIAQIGQFTSAGESLGGLPMLGVQIGSDSLQSGGQLTVPIQGIAESNATVEVRQRGRVVYRTIVPPGPFMLSDIGNVAQNADLQIEITEQDGRKRRFEMPVGMSYADAKQPMTWQAAIGRYQDAGHSDGRRTPAIFATGEVSFSAFNNLRVSTAALAAPGYVHASAQGTLSVESGAWLASGVRYSRAAGVGQGYQFELQGSTRIGGNVFASASWLSRSNRYTTPDVALGSLRDATGAGQTKHSANASVNWAHPRWGSFTYGLSYNSFFGASSTLSHTLSIGRKIGRANVSLAAQISPKYGSSVYANVSIPLGGGSLSARSARSQRGDLTFGTSYSNRLGRNGSYSIGASGDKNGQTANASFSMNTGLAQIGAGVAQSTTNSRSTYVSVSGGIAYANGLFGTASSRIGDTFAIVSVPNQKGLRISAPGGTSITNPLGTAIIPSVTPYTKAQLRLDTQSLPMNVRLDTTTVDIGLRRGSVLTRTINATETRQLMLTIRDSTGATAPVGTTVLDEQGQFLGTIVGDGNFILSDDDIGKPIRLSGVNRSECRVTYDAPELFDPDQPYEEAEGSCG; from the coding sequence GTGCACGCAAGACGGTCGATCCTGTCGCTTAGCTTGCTCCTCTTCATTGGATGGGGAAGCAGCGACGCGCTCGCCGTCTCGTCGCCTTCGTCCAGCGCGGCTGTTGAATTCGACACACAAACGCTGATCGCGCGAGGCTATTCCGCCGACATCGCAAAATTCTTCAGCGGCGATTCGCGCTTTCTCCCCGGCAGACAGGAAGTCACGATCGCACTCAACGCCCATCAGACTTACACGACGAACGTTCAATTTGATGACGACGGCGATCCGTGCTTCGACGCCGCATTGTTGGGCACGCTGCGATTGCGTAAACCGTCCGACCTGGCCGGTTGCGTCGACCCCGAGCAAATGTGGCCGGAATTTCACATGAAACTCCATCCGGGGCAGTTCCGAATCGACATGACCGTGCCGGAGAAAGCGTTCGATCCGAAGCGGCGCGACGACGGACTGCACTCCGGCGGTAAGGCGATGTTGCTGAATTACGATGTCTTCGCGCAGCGCTTCGATACCCGTTTCGGCAACAATCATTATTTTCAGGCGCGAATTGAGCCCGGCTTCAATATCGGAAACTGGTCTTTCCGCAATCGAGGATCGCTGACAAATTCCAGCAATGGATTCTCGTATCAATTGCAGGACACCTACCTCTCGCGTACCGTCGACGCGTGGGGCGCCATCGCGCAGATCGGCCAGTTCACTTCCGCAGGCGAAAGTCTGGGCGGCCTGCCGATGCTCGGCGTTCAAATCGGTTCGGACAGCCTGCAAAGCGGAGGACAACTGACTGTTCCCATTCAGGGCATCGCGGAAAGCAACGCGACCGTCGAAGTACGTCAGCGCGGCCGTGTCGTCTATCGCACGATCGTCCCGCCTGGGCCGTTCATGCTGTCAGACATCGGCAACGTCGCGCAGAACGCCGATCTCCAGATCGAAATCACCGAACAGGACGGGCGAAAGCGACGCTTCGAGATGCCCGTCGGCATGAGCTATGCCGACGCGAAGCAGCCGATGACCTGGCAGGCAGCCATCGGCCGCTATCAGGACGCGGGCCATTCCGACGGAAGGCGCACGCCCGCGATCTTCGCCACGGGCGAAGTCTCCTTCTCGGCGTTCAACAATCTTCGCGTGTCGACCGCCGCGCTTGCCGCCCCCGGCTATGTTCATGCGAGCGCCCAAGGAACACTCTCGGTGGAATCCGGGGCATGGCTTGCAAGTGGAGTGCGCTATTCACGAGCCGCCGGCGTGGGTCAAGGATATCAATTCGAGTTGCAAGGCTCGACCCGGATCGGAGGGAACGTGTTCGCGTCCGCCTCGTGGCTTTCGCGCTCGAATCGCTATACCACGCCCGATGTTGCACTCGGATCGCTTCGCGACGCCACCGGAGCGGGCCAAACCAAGCATTCGGCGAACGCGTCGGTAAACTGGGCGCATCCTCGCTGGGGCAGTTTTACGTATGGACTTTCGTACAACAGTTTCTTCGGCGCTTCGAGCACCCTGTCTCACACGCTGAGCATCGGCCGCAAGATCGGCCGTGCGAACGTCAGCCTTGCCGCACAAATCAGCCCCAAATACGGCAGCAGCGTATACGCCAACGTGTCGATTCCGCTTGGCGGCGGCTCCTTGAGCGCACGAAGCGCCCGGTCGCAGCGCGGCGATCTCACGTTCGGCACGTCCTACAGCAATCGGCTGGGACGAAACGGCTCCTATTCCATTGGCGCATCGGGCGACAAGAACGGCCAGACCGCGAACGCATCCTTCAGCATGAACACCGGTCTTGCTCAGATCGGTGCAGGCGTCGCTCAGAGCACGACCAATTCACGGTCTACTTACGTGTCCGTAAGTGGAGGCATCGCATACGCCAACGGACTATTCGGAACGGCCTCCAGTCGAATCGGAGATACGTTCGCCATCGTATCGGTTCCAAACCAGAAGGGGCTGCGAATCAGCGCTCCCGGCGGCACCTCCATCACCAATCCGCTCGGCACCGCGATCATTCCTTCAGTGACGCCCTACACGAAAGCCCAGCTTCGGCTCGATACGCAAAGCCTCCCCATGAATGTGCGCCTAGACACGACGACCGTAGACATCGGACTCAGACGAGGAAGCGTGCTCACACGCACGATCAACGCAACCGAAACGCGACAACTCATGTTGACGATACGAGATTCGACAGGGGCCACCGCACCGGTCGGCACCACCGTGCTCGACGAGCAAGGGCAATTCCTCGGCACGATCGTCGGAGACGGAAATTTCATCCTATCCGATGACGACATCGGCAAGCCGATCAGGTTGTCAGGCGTCAATCGAAGCGAATGCCGCGTTACTTATGACGCGCCCGAACTGTTCGATCCGGATCAACCTTATGAAGAAGCCGAAGGATCATGCGGCTGA